The Cannabis sativa cultivar Pink pepper isolate KNU-18-1 unplaced genomic scaffold, ASM2916894v1 Contig3, whole genome shotgun sequence genome window below encodes:
- the LOC115715819 gene encoding uncharacterized protein LOC115715819, with the protein MGFASDWIRLIMSCLRTNSFSFILNGEVTRSLLPSRGLRQGCPLSPYLFLICSEALSRLLQHEEEVGHLNGFKLTRHAPSISHLFFADDSLLFCQANESSCLAIKRSLDFYHKASGQVLNLDKSVMSFSPNTTLAAQVFFHRPLNMPICECHERYLGLPSYFGRDKKRMFSDIKEKIWRLMHTWSENFFLAGGRKCFLKRQLESMMANFWWGLNENGNKIHWRSWKLLCKRKDSGASLEKQPDSLLAKVLKSRYYPNNNFLQANIGHSPSFTWQGIHWGRSLFVAGLRWKIGEGCRINCADDPWIPRHSTFRPYHFSGPPDTTVSNLIADERQWDLALLNQWFSSPDVDRILTIPLSFFRYEDTLAWNPCSSGIYSVQTGYHLAASLAETDDSSCSSTFASWWNFLWSLSLPQKIKIFIWRAFNDALPVATALVKRKIITDSTCSLFHLSTSLGNCWACTIQLLMHKGDYLVHFGQSGLNGTVWFMCSSSAPDPNSLAAATTASLPQISPAAPLMPWTPPPLGMLKMNVDAAVDSTRKITGIGALIRSSNGEVVAAISKPILGCYASHEMEAIAMFHCLNWAIQLQLLVSLVETDALRVSNALCKYSSAISSFQDLIADITSLLSFFLNVNVSHVKRSTNMAADGLAKFALGVDEACYWSDCIPPPINSVIINDYTF; encoded by the exons ATGGGGTTTGCTAGTGATTGGATAAGGCTGATTATGAGCTGCTTGCGTACTAATAGCTTCTCCTTTATCTTAAATGGTGAGGTCACGAGATCACTCCTTCCATCAAGAGGACTCCGTCAAGGTTGTCCACTATCGCCATACTTGTTTCTAATCTGTTCTGAGGCCTTGTCCAGATTACTCCAACATGAAGAAGAAGTTGGTCATCTTAATGGGTTTAAGTTAACAAGACATGCTCCATCCATCTCTCATTTGTTTTTCGCAGATGATAGCCTTCTTTTCTGTCAAGCAAATGAGTCCTCTTGCCTTGCCATTAAAAGATCATTGGATTTCTATCACAAAGCTTCGGGTCAAGTTCTCAATTTAGACAAATCAGTTATGTCTTTCTCACCCAATACAACACTGGCGGCTCAAGTTTTTTTCCATCGACCTCTGAACATGCCAATCTGTGAATGCCACGAAAGATACCTTGGTTTGCCTTCCTACTTTGGGAGGGATAAAAAGAGGATGTTTAGTGATATTAAGGAGAAAATATGGCGACTAATGCATACTTGgagtgagaatttttttttagctGGTGGTCGCAAGTGCTTCTTAAAGCG CCAACTTGAGTCTATGATGGCAAATTTTTGGTGGGGCTTGAATGAGAATGGCAACAAGATTCATTGGCGCTCTTGGAAGCTTCTGTGTAAAAGGAAAGACAGTGGCG CAAGCTTGGAGAAACAACCAGACTCCTTACTTGCAAAGGTGCTGAAGAGTAGATACTACCCAAATAACAATTTCCTTCAAGCTAACATTGGTCACTCCCCCTCTTTTACTTGGCAAGGCATCCATTGGGGTAGAAGCCTTTTTGTTGCTGGTTTACGTTGGAAAATTGGAGAAGGATGTAGGATAAATTGTGCTGATGACCCGTGGATTCCAAGACATTCCACCTTTCGGCCATACCACTTCTCCGGACCACCTGATACGACTGTCTCAAACTTAATTGCAGATGAAAGGCAATGGGATTTAGCACTCCTAAATCAATGGTTTTCCTCTCCAGATGTAGATCGTATCTTAACTATTCCACTGAGCTTTTTCCGTTATGAAGATACCCTTGCTTGGAACCCCTGCTCCTCTGGAATATATTCGGTCCAAACAGGCTATCACCTAGCTGCTTCCCTAGCAGAAACCGATGACAGCTCATGTTCTTCAACGTTTGCTTCATGGTGGAACTTCTTATGGTCACTGTCCTTGCCACAAAAGATTAAGATTTTCATTTGGCGGGCCTTTAATGATGCTCTCCCTGTTGCAACAGCCCTTGTAAAGCGCAAGATTATCACAGATTCAACTTGTTCCTTGTTCCATCTGTCAACAAGCTTGGGAAACTGCTGGGCATGCACTATTCAGTT GCTTATGCACAAAGGTGATTATTTGGTGCACTTTGGGCAATCTGGACTGAACGGAACCGTGTGGTTCATG TGCTCTTCTTCTGCACCAGATCCCAACTCGCTCGCTGCAGCTACTACTGCTTCTTTGCCACAAATTTCTCCTGCTGCACCATTGATGCCGTGGACTCCTCCTCCACTTGGAATGCTGAAGATGAATGTCGATGCGGCAGTAGATAGCACACGAAAAATTACTGGTATTGGTGCTTTAATTCGAAGTTCAAATGGTGAGGTTGTAGCAGCCATTTCAAAGCCGATTCTTGGTTGTTATGCATCTCATGAAATGGAGGCAATTGCTATGTTTCACTGCTTAAACTGGGCCATTCAACTTCAATTGCTGGTCAGCCTTGTTGAGACGGATGCCCTTCGAGTTTCAAATGCTTTATGCAAATATTCATCAGCTATTTCTTCTTTTCAAGATTTAATTGCTGATATCACTagtcttttatctttttttcttaaTGTAAATGTTTCTCATGTCAAACGTTCAACAAATATGGCTGCGGACGGGTTGGCTAAGTTTGCTTTAGGGGTGGATGAGGCTTGTTATTGGTCAGATTGTATACCTCCGCCTATAAACTCTGTTATTATAAATGACTATACCTTTTAA